A stretch of the Gracilinanus agilis isolate LMUSP501 chromosome 4, AgileGrace, whole genome shotgun sequence genome encodes the following:
- the LOC123243592 gene encoding cytochrome c oxidase assembly factor 6 homolog, whose protein sequence is MTAPSMKERQVCWGARDDYWKCLDENIDDASKCKKLRSIFESSCPQQWIKYFDKRRDYLKFKEKFEAGQFEPSERTATS, encoded by the exons ATGACAGCACCTTCCATGAAAGAAAGGCAAGTTTGCTGGGGAGCTCGGGATGACTACTGGAAGTGCTTGGATGAAAATATTGATGATGCCTCTAAGTGTAAAAAGTTAAGAAGCATTTTTGAATCAAGCTGTCCCCAACAGTGG attaaatattttgataaaagaaGAGATTATTTAAAGTTCAAAGAAAAGTTTGAAGCAGGACAATTTGAGCCTTCAGAAAGAACAGCAACATCATAG